The DNA sequence ATCCGCACAGCTGGCAGAACGCGACGTACCTGAATATATCGAAGCTGATCATCACAAGATGAGCGCAACCTTTGTTCGCGTGCCGAGCCTGAGCGATGTTCCTTACGCTGTTGTGATGGAACCGAACCTGGTCGTCGAATTCTATTCACGCTGATCCTTCTCCTGGATCACGTCAGATCGGGCCGCCCTTCGGGGCGGCCTTTTTGTATCTGCAGATTTCGGGCCGATAGTGCATCCGGAGACAGACAATGACCGATTTGCAAGAGGTTCTTGATTCGATTGCTGCGGAAACCGCCGACGAGGCCGAGCGCGGGATGGTGGCGCAGTATATTCCCGAGCTCGCCAAGGTCGATGCCGGGCAGTTCGGTATCGCGGTTGCCCTGCCGGACGGCCGGGTGCTGACGGCCGGAGATGCTGCGACCGGGTTCTCGATTCAGAGCGTGTCGAAAGTGTTCACCCTGGCGCTGGCGCTGGGCAAGCTGGGTGACGCTGTGTGGAGCAGTGTCGGGCGCGAGCCATCGGGCAATGCGTTCAACTCGATCGTCCAGCTCGAGCAGGAAAAAGGCCGGCCGCGCAATCCCTTCATCAATGCCGGTGCTATTGCCGTGGTCGACCTGATCATGGCCGGACACCAGCCGAAGGAGGCGATCGGCGAGATCATCCAGTTCATCCGCCATCTCGCCGATGATGATTCGATCCTGATCGACGAGCATGTGGCGCGCTCTGAAACAGCCCATGGCGACCGCAATGCGTCACTGGCGCATTTCATGCGCTCCTTCGGCAATATCGATCATCAGGTGGATCATGTTCTGGGCGTCTATTTCCATCAATGCGCCATCGTCATGAATTGCCAACAGCTGGCTCGGGCCGGACTTTTTCTGGCAAGCCAGGGGCGTGATCCGGTGACCGGCGCGCAGGTGGTGTCGGAGCAGCGGGCGCGGCGGATCAACGCAATCATGCTGATGTGCGGGCATTACGACGGATCGGGAGAATTCGCCTTTCGCGTCGGTCTGCCCGGCAAGAGCGGCGTCGGCGGCGGCATTCTGGCGATTGCGCCTGGAAAAGCCTCGATTTCGGTCTGGTCTCCGGGCCTTGACCGGGTCGGCAATTCCAAACTCGGAACCGCAGCACTCGAACAATTGGCCAGGCGGATGGAATGGTCGGTGTTCGGGGCTTGACTGGATCGGTCAAAGCCATCATCCCGTTGGCATGAGCGAAATGATCGACACTGTAGATACCCTGGACGTGGCACCGGACGTGACGCCGGACTCTGGGCCATCGCTGTATCAAGATGCGCCCTCCAGTGTGTCGTTCAACAAGCTGCGCAAGCGGTTGATCCGCAATGTGCGGCAGGCGATTGATGATTTCGCCATGGTTGCGCCGGAAACAGCGGGTGAAAAACGTCCGCGCTGGCTGGTGGCGGTGTCGGGTGGCAAGGATTCCTACGGGCTCTTGGCGTTGCTGATGGATCTCAAATGGCGCGGCATGTTGCCGGTCGATCTGATTGCCTGCAATCTCGACCAGGGCCAGCCGAATTTTCCCAAACACATTCTGCCGGATTATCTCACCGCCCATAACGTGCCTCACCGGATCGAGTATCGCGACACCTATTCGGTGGTGACGTCGAAGGTGCCCGAGGGCGCCACCTATTGCGCATTGTGTTCGCGGCTCCGGCGCGGCAACCTCTACCGGATCGCCCGGGAAGAGGGCTGCGAGGCGCTGGTTCTGGGTCACCACCGCGACGATATTCTCGAAACTTTCTTTCTCAATTTCTTCCACGGCGGCCGGCTGGCGGCAATGCCGCCGAAACTGCTCAATGATGATGGCGACGTGATGCTGCTCAGGCCCATGGCCTATTGCGCCGAGGAAGATCTGACGCGCTTTGCCGAAGCGCTGAAATTTCCTATCATCCCGTGCGATCTGTGCGGGTCGCAGGATGGTCTGCAGCGCAATGCGATGAAAGAGATGATCGGCGACATCGAACGCCGCATGCCCGGCCGCAAGGATTCGATGATTCGGGCGCTGGCCAATACAAGGCCCTCACATCTTCTCGACCGGTCGCTGTTTGATTTCGCCAATTTGACCCCGAAACCACAAGAGGCAGACGCATGACCGGTTTGAACGCAGCGGATATGGATTGGCTGGCGGCGTTGCTGCTCGACGTTGGTACGGCTGAAATCATGCCGCGGTTTCGCAATCTGGATGAGGGCGCGGTCCAGCAAAAGACATCGGCGACCGATCTGGTGACCGAAGCCGATGTGAATGCCGAGCGGGTGATCACCGCAGCGCTGCTCGAACGCTACCCCGACTCGCTGGTGATCGGCGAAGAGGCGGTGGCTGACAATCCGGCTTTGCTCAAGGGATGGGTGTCATCGGGCAAGCGGGCCTTCATCGTCGACCCGATCGACGGAACCTTCAATTTCGCCTCCGGTGTGGCGTCTTTCGGTGTCATGCTTGCGGTTGTCGAAGCTGGCGAGACGGTTGCCGGCATCATCCATGATCCGGTCGGTCAGGACTGGATCATGGCGCAAAAGGGATCAGGGGCGATCCTGCGTCGGCTTGACGGGCGGGAGAGCGCATTGCGTGTCGCCGAACCTACCGGTTCGATCCATCAGATGATCGGATCGGCGTCCTGGCAATATATGCCCGAGCCGGAGCGCAGCATGATTGCGCGAAACCAGGCCCTATGCATCGGCAGTGTGGCCTATCGTTGCGCTGCACAGGAATACCGGCTGCTGGTTGGCGGCCATATTCATTTTACACTCTACAACAAGCTGATGCCGTGGGATCATCTGGCCGGCACACTGATCACAGAAGAGGCGGGCGGTTATGTCCGCCGGTTTGACGGCAGCGTTTACAAGCCCGAGCATCTCGATGGCGGCCTGCTGGCGACCACCGACCTCGACAGCTGGAATGTGGTGCGCGAAGCCCTGTGGCGCAGCTGATCGGTCAGCATCAGCGCTGGGCGCCGACCCCGAACAACCGGCCCTTTTCGGCAATCAGTACCATGATCAGCGACACCGCCGACACCGTGGCGTAGCCGGCTGCCAGCGGGAAGATCGTGCCATCATAAGTCTGTCCAATGGCGGCGCCAACCAGCCCGCCGATCACGGTCTGGGCAAAACCAAGGGCGGAGGATGCCGTACCGGCGATCGCGCCGAGGGGTTCCATGGCAATCGAGTTGAAGTTGGACCCGACAAAGCCGAACAGCGGCATCATAAGAATGGAAATACCGAAGAACAGCCAGAATGGAATTGGTCCGACAAAGGTCAGCACGGACAGGACCAGTGCGAAGCTCAAATAGGCGATCAACGCGCCGTGCGACAGGCGCCGCTGGCCAAATCGGCCGACGAGCTGCGAATTGACAAAGGCTGACCCGGCCATGACCACCGCGACAGCGGCAAAAGCCACCGGGAAATAGGTGCCAAGACCGTAAATATCGACATAGATCGGTTGCGCAACGTTGAGAAAGCCGAACAGCGAACCGAAATAGAAGCTGGTCGCCAGCGTGTAAAACAGCGCGATCCGGTTGGTCAGCACGATGGTGAAGGCGGCGCTGATGCTTTTCAGAGTGAGCGGTCTGCGGTGCTCTTCGCTCAGCGTTTCGGGCAGGCGCATCATGGCCCAGGCGCCGACCATCAGCGAGACGACCGCCATGAAAATGAAGATGAGGTGCCAGTTGCCAGCGAGCGTGATGACCTGGCCGATCATCGGTGCAAACACAGGCACGACCATGAACACCATCATCACCAGCGACATTGTTGCCGCCATGCCGCGGCCGGAATGGGTATCGCGAACCACGGAAATTGCGATGACCCGGGTTGCGGCAGCGCCGATTCCCTGCACAAAACGCGCGATCAGAAGGAACTCGAAGCTTGGCGCAAGAGCGCCTGCAATGGCGCATACCGCATAAATCGCGATGCCGAAAATCAGAGGTGCACGGCGGCCGAACCGGTCGGAAATAGGGCCGAATATCAATTGCGCGCCACCGAAGCCGACAATGTAGGAGAGCAGGATATACTGCACCTGATTGGCATCCGTGATGCCGAATCCGGCCTGAATGTTGGGAAATGCCGGCAACATGACGTCAATTGCCATGGCGTTGAGAGCCATCATCGAGGCGACGATCGCGATGAATTGCGGGCGGCCGATGCCTCCGATGGTCGCAGGTGGGCTCGCCGTGGCGGCCGTGGATCCGTGCATGGGATGTCTATCCTATCGGGAACAGAATCGGGAGGACATCTGTTCATTGCAAAGCTGGGCAACAAAGGTTTCCAGGCGGAACGGCAATGTCTGGACCTTCAAGGTCAGTGGATCAGAAGGCGGACCTTTTGATCGAAGCCAGCACCGTACATAGACGCGGTGCGACAATCCGGCAAGTGTCGGGATTTGCATTTGAACGCATGTATTGGATGGCGCAGGATGGGACCGGGGATATCAGGAGACGGTCCGAGATGCGCACATTTCAAGAGAAGGCACATTGTGGTGTTTTTGGAAAAAGAATGCCGCGGTCGGTGGCAACGTTCCGGGTCTGATGCTCAGCGGTTGCTCTCGTCTCTGGCAGCGCGGACCGGGTCAATCACCCGCCAGCCGAAGCTGAGGAACGGTTGCGCAGCTTCCGCAAGTTCGACGAGATCTTCAAGCAGTGCCGTGCCCTTGAGCCGGTCGCTTGCAAATTTGCGCGACAGCGTCAGGTGCCGGAGTCGCAGCAGTGCGACGGTTTCAGGATCAGTGATCTGTTCAAATCCGCGCGGCGTGCGCTTGAGCGCGTTGTCCTGATCGAACACAAATCCCATATCCAGCAACGGCTCGAGGGCTGCGTCGAATTGCGATCTGCGCGCGACGATGGCCTCGCGGAAGGGCCTTAGCTCATCTGATTCCATGGCGTAGAAACCGACGGACAAAAAGCTGTCGTCTGGTGAGACGTGGAAATACAGCAGCCCCTGGTCCTTCTTGGTGCCGGAGCGGGTGACCACGGCGCTGACATGGGTGTTGTAGGGGTGTTTTGCCTTGGCAAAGCGGACATCCCGGTTGATCCGGAAGGTCGAGGTCTTGCGGGCGCAGGTGAGCGGGATCTTGGCATCTGCAAGACGCGCGGCAAGATCATCAATCAGCCGGCCACGCGGCTCATTGAGATGCTTCTCGAACAGATCCTTGTTGTCGTGGAACCATTCGCGGTTCTGGTGAAAACCAAGCGCCTTGAGAAAGGGCTGGGCCTTGTCGCCAAAGCCGGAATAGGAGGTCTCGGTCATTTCACGGTGTTCGACGCATCGGTATAGCCCGGAAGCGCGCCATTGATGACATATCGCAGGATGGAGACGACCTGATCCGGTGTCTTGGCGACGGCTAGTGCCGCGGCATCGACTTCCTTGAGGGCGTGGGCGTGCTCGTCCTGATGCAGGATGATCAGCGGCTTTCCGAGTGCCGCTGCATAGCCTGCATCAAAAGCGGCGTTCCACTGCTTGTATTTTTCACCGAAGCGGACGACGACGATATCGGCCTTGTCGAGCAGGGTGCGGGTGCGAATGGCATTGATCTGCGCGCCCTTGTGATCATGCCAGAACTTGTCGGGTTCGGCGCCCAGAATGGCGACGCCGACATCATCGGAGGCTTCGTGATGGGTGACGGGTGCGCTGAACGCAACAGGCAGGCTGGCAGCCCGCGCGCCTGCTTCAATCTGCTCACGCCAGTCAGAGTGAATTTCGCCTGAGAGGTAGATGGTCCAGGTCATGGTCGAGGTCTCCAAACTAGCTGGGGATGGCCTTGATGCGGATCGACCGCATGATGATGGTGGCGGCTAAAACGAAAAGAGGCGGAAAATCCGCCTCTTGCCGCATCATACGATGAATAGTCTCAGGCAGTCTTGACCGGCACGCCAGCTTCGCTGAAGTGCTGCTGCAATTCTTCCGACTGGAACATCTCGCGGATGATGTCGCAACCGCCGACAAACTCGCCCTTGACGTAAAGCTGCGGGATGGTCGGCCAGTTGGAATATTCCTTGATGCCGTTGCGCAGCGCGTCGTCAGCCAGGACATTGACGCCCTTGTAGGGAACGCCGAGGTAGTCAAGAATCTGGACCACCTGGCCTGAAAAACCACACTGCGGAAACTGCGGCGTGCCCTTCATGAACACCACCACGTCGTTGCTTTTCACTTCGTTGTCGATGAATTCATTGATACCGGACATCGTTGGATCCTTTCAAAACGTGTGGCCACGATATTTCTTTGTCCATCAGATAATGCACGGCGGATGACAAGACAAGCAGCCCGACTCTATAAGTGATCGGATGTGGACAGGTCGCACCGGTTATTTTGTATTGGTTTTGCTGGTTGCCGCCGGCATTTCGATCCTATGGATCGCAGCATACGGGCCTCCAGACCGATTTGTACCCAAGCCGCACCCGAAGGCTGAAACCGGGAGTATGGACATGTCAGAAAAGCCGAAATTCTGCGAGGAGCACATATTTGAAGGTGCCCGGGCGATCCTGTGCGTGATCGACCCTGCGCTGCGGGACGTTGCGCTTGTCTACCGCGATCCCGAAAACCGGCCTTACGGCAATGTGTCCAAGGCTGTCGCGGCTCTCGCCGCTGAGGGGCGGACGCCGTTGCTGGCAATGAATGCCGGCATGTATCACGCGGACATGCTGCCGGTGGGGCTTTATGTCGAAGACGGAAAAGAACTCTCACCGCTCAACACCGATGATGATTTCGGCAATTTCTTTCTCAAGCCGAATGGAGTGTTTTTCCTCCGCGCCGATGGCAGCGCCGGGGTGATGGAAACATTGGCCTATGCCGATGCCGGGATTGTACCGACTTTCGCCACTCAATCGGGTCCGATGCTGGTGATTGATGGCGCGATCCATCCGCGGTTTCTGCCCGACGGGACGACGCGGTATATCCGTAACGGGGTGGGGGTGCGCGATGACGGTACGGTGGTGCTGGCGATCACCCGCGATCCGGTCAGTCTCGGCGCCTTCGCGCGGTTGTACAAGCAGCTTGCGGATTGCCCCAATGCGCTGTTTTTTGACGGCGGGGTCTCAAGTCTTGCCTGGGGAGAGCAGATGGAAATCGATTCGGGCGAGCCGGCGGGGCCGGTTGTCGCCGTGTTCGAGAAGGCGGGCGACTGATACGCGACGGGTCTGCTAAGTCTGCGATGGCAACGCGAGGCGCTGCCAT is a window from the Hoeflea sp. IMCC20628 genome containing:
- the grxD gene encoding Grx4 family monothiol glutaredoxin — its product is MSGINEFIDNEVKSNDVVVFMKGTPQFPQCGFSGQVVQILDYLGVPYKGVNVLADDALRNGIKEYSNWPTIPQLYVKGEFVGGCDIIREMFQSEELQQHFSEAGVPVKTA
- the ttcA gene encoding tRNA 2-thiocytidine(32) synthetase TtcA; this encodes MIDTVDTLDVAPDVTPDSGPSLYQDAPSSVSFNKLRKRLIRNVRQAIDDFAMVAPETAGEKRPRWLVAVSGGKDSYGLLALLMDLKWRGMLPVDLIACNLDQGQPNFPKHILPDYLTAHNVPHRIEYRDTYSVVTSKVPEGATYCALCSRLRRGNLYRIAREEGCEALVLGHHRDDILETFFLNFFHGGRLAAMPPKLLNDDGDVMLLRPMAYCAEEDLTRFAEALKFPIIPCDLCGSQDGLQRNAMKEMIGDIERRMPGRKDSMIRALANTRPSHLLDRSLFDFANLTPKPQEADA
- a CDS encoding inositol monophosphatase family protein, whose amino-acid sequence is MTGLNAADMDWLAALLLDVGTAEIMPRFRNLDEGAVQQKTSATDLVTEADVNAERVITAALLERYPDSLVIGEEAVADNPALLKGWVSSGKRAFIVDPIDGTFNFASGVASFGVMLAVVEAGETVAGIIHDPVGQDWIMAQKGSGAILRRLDGRESALRVAEPTGSIHQMIGSASWQYMPEPERSMIARNQALCIGSVAYRCAAQEYRLLVGGHIHFTLYNKLMPWDHLAGTLITEEAGGYVRRFDGSVYKPEHLDGGLLATTDLDSWNVVREALWRS
- a CDS encoding TIGR02453 family protein translates to MTETSYSGFGDKAQPFLKALGFHQNREWFHDNKDLFEKHLNEPRGRLIDDLAARLADAKIPLTCARKTSTFRINRDVRFAKAKHPYNTHVSAVVTRSGTKKDQGLLYFHVSPDDSFLSVGFYAMESDELRPFREAIVARRSQFDAALEPLLDMGFVFDQDNALKRTPRGFEQITDPETVALLRLRHLTLSRKFASDRLKGTALLEDLVELAEAAQPFLSFGWRVIDPVRAARDESNR
- a CDS encoding glutaminase, yielding MTDLQEVLDSIAAETADEAERGMVAQYIPELAKVDAGQFGIAVALPDGRVLTAGDAATGFSIQSVSKVFTLALALGKLGDAVWSSVGREPSGNAFNSIVQLEQEKGRPRNPFINAGAIAVVDLIMAGHQPKEAIGEIIQFIRHLADDDSILIDEHVARSETAHGDRNASLAHFMRSFGNIDHQVDHVLGVYFHQCAIVMNCQQLARAGLFLASQGRDPVTGAQVVSEQRARRINAIMLMCGHYDGSGEFAFRVGLPGKSGVGGGILAIAPGKASISVWSPGLDRVGNSKLGTAALEQLARRMEWSVFGA
- a CDS encoding YtoQ family protein, which codes for MTWTIYLSGEIHSDWREQIEAGARAASLPVAFSAPVTHHEASDDVGVAILGAEPDKFWHDHKGAQINAIRTRTLLDKADIVVVRFGEKYKQWNAAFDAGYAAALGKPLIILHQDEHAHALKEVDAAALAVAKTPDQVVSILRYVINGALPGYTDASNTVK
- a CDS encoding multidrug effflux MFS transporter, whose product is MHGSTAATASPPATIGGIGRPQFIAIVASMMALNAMAIDVMLPAFPNIQAGFGITDANQVQYILLSYIVGFGGAQLIFGPISDRFGRRAPLIFGIAIYAVCAIAGALAPSFEFLLIARFVQGIGAAATRVIAISVVRDTHSGRGMAATMSLVMMVFMVVPVFAPMIGQVITLAGNWHLIFIFMAVVSLMVGAWAMMRLPETLSEEHRRPLTLKSISAAFTIVLTNRIALFYTLATSFYFGSLFGFLNVAQPIYVDIYGLGTYFPVAFAAVAVVMAGSAFVNSQLVGRFGQRRLSHGALIAYLSFALVLSVLTFVGPIPFWLFFGISILMMPLFGFVGSNFNSIAMEPLGAIAGTASSALGFAQTVIGGLVGAAIGQTYDGTIFPLAAGYATVSAVSLIMVLIAEKGRLFGVGAQR
- a CDS encoding phosphodiester glycosidase family protein, whose protein sequence is MSEKPKFCEEHIFEGARAILCVIDPALRDVALVYRDPENRPYGNVSKAVAALAAEGRTPLLAMNAGMYHADMLPVGLYVEDGKELSPLNTDDDFGNFFLKPNGVFFLRADGSAGVMETLAYADAGIVPTFATQSGPMLVIDGAIHPRFLPDGTTRYIRNGVGVRDDGTVVLAITRDPVSLGAFARLYKQLADCPNALFFDGGVSSLAWGEQMEIDSGEPAGPVVAVFEKAGD